One segment of Streptomyces sp. NBC_01463 DNA contains the following:
- a CDS encoding flavin reductase family protein: MTASPELGNARTASPDLLRSVFRQHAAGVAVITAAGDRPVGFTATSLNSVAADPPLISFGVGTSSSSWPVVAEAEHIGVHILGDHQRELAATFARSGADRFGPSTRWSSGPEGVPVLDGVLAWLVCRVVARIPAGDHRIVIAQAVVGDPAGGGRPLVYHQGRFTALRD; encoded by the coding sequence ATGACGGCATCACCCGAACTCGGCAACGCCCGGACCGCCTCGCCCGACCTCCTCCGCTCCGTGTTCCGGCAGCACGCCGCCGGCGTCGCCGTGATCACCGCGGCCGGTGACCGGCCGGTCGGTTTCACCGCCACCTCCCTCAACTCCGTCGCGGCCGACCCGCCGCTCATCTCCTTCGGCGTCGGCACCTCGTCCTCCAGCTGGCCGGTGGTGGCGGAGGCCGAGCACATCGGCGTCCACATACTCGGCGATCACCAGCGGGAGCTGGCCGCCACCTTCGCGCGCAGCGGCGCCGACCGGTTCGGCCCGTCCACCCGATGGAGCAGCGGGCCCGAAGGCGTCCCGGTGCTGGACGGCGTGCTCGCCTGGCTGGTCTGCCGGGTCGTGGCCAGGATCCCGGCGGGGGACCACCGCATCGTGATCGCGCAGGCGGTCGTCGGTGATCCGGCCGGCGGCGGCCGTCCGCTGGTCTATCACCAGGGCAGGTTCACGGCTCTGCGAGACTGA
- a CDS encoding LacI family transcriptional regulator yields MAETTRHPEPRYGNRPTMKDVAARAGVGLKTVSRVVNSEPGVTPDTERRVQEAIDALGFRRNDSARVLRKGRTASIGLVLEDLADPFYGPLSRAVEEVARAHGALLINGSSAEDPEREQELVLALCARRVDGLIVIPAGDDHRYLEPEIKAGIATVFVDRPAGRIDADMVLSDSFGGAREGVSHLIAHGHRRIGFIGDQPRIHTATERLRGYHTAMTDAGITVEDSWVSLGSTDPDRVRVAAETMLSGPEPVTALFAGNNRVTVTAVRVLAGRERPVALVGFDDIELADLLGITVISQDAAAVGRTAAEHLFRRLDGADHSPARVELPTRLIARGSGELRPS; encoded by the coding sequence GTGGCCGAGACCACCCGTCACCCCGAGCCCCGTTACGGCAACAGGCCGACCATGAAGGATGTGGCCGCCCGCGCCGGAGTGGGCCTCAAGACGGTCTCCCGGGTGGTCAACAGCGAGCCGGGCGTCACACCCGACACCGAGCGCCGCGTCCAGGAGGCCATCGACGCGCTGGGCTTCCGCCGCAACGACAGCGCACGGGTACTGCGCAAGGGCCGCACCGCCTCCATCGGCCTGGTCCTGGAGGATCTCGCCGACCCGTTCTACGGACCGCTGAGCCGCGCGGTGGAGGAGGTGGCACGGGCGCACGGCGCCCTGCTCATCAACGGTTCGAGCGCCGAGGACCCGGAGCGCGAGCAGGAACTCGTCCTCGCGTTGTGCGCGCGCCGCGTCGACGGGCTGATCGTGATTCCGGCCGGCGACGACCACCGCTATCTGGAACCGGAGATCAAGGCCGGCATAGCGACGGTGTTCGTGGACCGCCCGGCGGGCCGGATCGATGCCGACATGGTCCTCTCGGACAGCTTCGGCGGCGCCCGCGAGGGCGTCTCCCACCTGATCGCCCACGGCCACCGCCGGATCGGCTTCATCGGTGACCAGCCCCGTATCCACACCGCCACCGAGCGTCTGCGCGGCTACCACACGGCGATGACCGACGCCGGGATCACCGTCGAGGACTCCTGGGTCTCACTCGGCTCCACGGACCCGGACCGCGTCCGGGTGGCCGCCGAGACCATGCTCTCCGGCCCGGAACCCGTCACCGCGCTCTTCGCGGGCAACAACCGTGTGACGGTGACCGCGGTGCGCGTCCTCGCGGGCCGGGAGCGGCCGGTCGCCCTGGTCGGCTTCGACGACATCGAGCTGGCGGATCTGCTCGGCATCACCGTCATCTCCCAGGACGCGGCGGCAGTCGGCCGCACCGCGGCCGAACATCTCTTCCGCCGCCTCGACGGGGCCGACCACTCACCGGCCCGCGTCGAACTCCCGACGCGACTGATCGCCCGCGGTTCGGGCGAACTGCGCCCGTCCTGA
- a CDS encoding phenylalanine--tRNA ligase beta subunit-related protein, whose amino-acid sequence MTPTITVSDEVRALAPGFTCLAVEAHGLVNGPSDVRSSALLDDATRRLAERLDGRPPHEDPHLAAWRDTYTAFGAKPSRTRNSAEALAKRALSEAGLPRINLLVDLYNAISVAHLIPVGGEDTDRIEGAMRLVRSTGREPFPTVAGGEETIEHPEPGEVVWRDDEGVTCRRWNWRQGVRTRLTEESVNALFLLESLAPMSAGELEAAGTELAESLEKLSPGARITVRTPE is encoded by the coding sequence ATGACCCCGACCATCACCGTCTCCGACGAGGTACGCGCCCTCGCCCCCGGCTTCACCTGCCTCGCCGTGGAGGCGCACGGCCTGGTCAACGGACCCAGCGACGTGCGGAGCTCGGCCCTCCTGGACGACGCGACGCGACGCCTCGCCGAGCGGCTCGACGGCCGGCCCCCGCACGAGGACCCCCACCTCGCCGCCTGGCGCGACACCTACACCGCGTTCGGCGCCAAGCCCTCACGTACCCGCAACTCCGCCGAGGCGCTCGCCAAGCGGGCCCTGAGCGAGGCGGGGCTGCCCCGGATCAATCTGCTGGTCGACCTCTACAACGCGATCAGCGTCGCCCATCTGATCCCGGTCGGCGGCGAGGACACGGACCGCATCGAGGGGGCCATGCGGCTCGTGCGCTCCACCGGGCGCGAGCCCTTTCCCACCGTCGCGGGTGGCGAGGAGACCATCGAGCACCCCGAGCCCGGCGAGGTCGTCTGGCGCGACGACGAGGGCGTCACCTGCCGGCGGTGGAACTGGCGCCAGGGAGTACGCACCCGGCTCACCGAGGAGTCGGTGAACGCCCTCTTCCTGCTGGAGAGCCTGGCGCCGATGTCCGCCGGTGAACTCGAGGCGGCCGGCACCGAACTCGCCGAGTCCCTGGAGAAGCTGAGCCCCGGAGCGCGGATCACCGTCCGCACTCCGGAGTGA
- a CDS encoding thioredoxin family protein, translated as MDGQADTNRLDTAQLGVELGERATLVQFSSAFCQPCRATRRTLAEVAGMVDGVAHVEIDAEAHLTLVRALDISRTPTVLVLDAAGRIVRRAVGQPRTADVVAALGQAI; from the coding sequence GTGGACGGGCAGGCAGATACGAACAGGCTGGACACGGCCCAACTCGGCGTGGAATTGGGGGAGCGGGCGACGCTGGTCCAGTTCTCCAGCGCGTTCTGTCAGCCGTGCCGGGCGACCCGTCGCACCCTCGCCGAGGTGGCGGGGATGGTCGACGGTGTCGCCCATGTGGAGATCGACGCCGAGGCGCATCTCACTCTTGTGCGCGCGCTGGACATCAGCCGGACCCCGACCGTGCTGGTCCTCGACGCCGCCGGCCGCATCGTCCGCCGGGCCGTCGGACAGCCACGCACCGCCGACGTCGTCGCCGCGCTGGGACAGGCGATATGA
- a CDS encoding transglutaminase family protein, with protein sequence MELTQQIPEISAYLTADEAIDHGHPLVRETAARLRSEATDAYSYAVAAYAFVRDTVTHSADSGDMRVTWRASDVLATRNGICHAKSHALAALLRAEGIPAALCYQALADDSGDPGAVHGLVALRLPGRDRWDRQDPRGNVPPGVDAQFSLDEERLAWPVRPEFNEVDYPVLYAAPHPEVLRALRTAADRAELWRTLPTAL encoded by the coding sequence ATGGAGCTGACGCAGCAGATCCCGGAGATCTCCGCCTACCTGACGGCCGACGAGGCAATCGACCACGGGCATCCGCTGGTCCGCGAGACGGCCGCACGACTGCGCTCCGAGGCAACGGACGCATACTCATACGCCGTCGCTGCTTACGCCTTCGTACGTGACACCGTCACGCACTCCGCGGACTCGGGCGATATGCGGGTCACCTGGCGCGCCTCGGACGTCCTCGCCACCCGCAACGGCATCTGCCATGCCAAATCGCACGCCCTGGCCGCACTCCTGCGTGCGGAGGGCATCCCCGCCGCCCTCTGCTACCAGGCGCTCGCGGACGACTCCGGGGATCCGGGGGCGGTCCACGGGCTGGTGGCGCTGAGGCTGCCGGGCCGTGACCGCTGGGACCGGCAGGATCCGCGGGGCAACGTGCCGCCGGGTGTGGACGCGCAGTTCTCGCTGGACGAGGAGCGGCTGGCCTGGCCCGTCCGGCCGGAGTTCAATGAAGTGGACTATCCAGTACTCTATGCAGCACCGCATCCGGAGGTGCTGCGCGCCCTGCGGACGGCCGCCGACCGCGCGGAACTCTGGCGCACACTCCCGACAGCACTCTGA
- a CDS encoding low specificity L-threonine aldolase, translating into MADPATVRTDARRHHDPQVRGFASDNYAGTHPEILAALALANGGHQIAYGEDDYTGHLQRVMHSHFGPTAEAFPVFNGTGANVVSLQAMTDRWGAVICAESAHINVDEGGAPERVGGLKLLTVPTEDGKLTPELIDRQAYGWDDEHRAMPQVVSITQNTELGTVYTPDEIRAICEHAHGHGMKVHLDGARIANAAASLDVPMRTFTNTVGVDVLSFGGTKNGAIFGEAVVVLNPDAVRAMKHLRKLSMQLASKMRFVSVQLEALLAGDLWLRNARHANTMAQRLAEGVRAVGGVEILYPVQANAVFARLPHAVSERLQKRFRFYFWDEKAGDVRWMCAFDTTEDDVDAFLLALKEEMAAA; encoded by the coding sequence GTGGCTGACCCCGCAACCGTAAGGACCGACGCGCGTCGTCATCACGACCCGCAGGTACGCGGATTCGCCAGTGACAACTACGCGGGGACCCACCCAGAGATCCTCGCGGCCCTCGCCCTCGCCAACGGCGGCCATCAGATCGCCTACGGCGAGGACGACTACACCGGTCACCTCCAGCGCGTGATGCACAGCCACTTCGGACCCACCGCCGAGGCTTTTCCGGTCTTCAACGGAACGGGCGCCAACGTGGTCTCGCTCCAGGCGATGACCGACCGCTGGGGCGCCGTCATCTGCGCCGAGTCCGCGCACATCAACGTGGACGAGGGAGGCGCGCCGGAGCGGGTCGGCGGGCTCAAGCTGCTCACCGTGCCCACCGAGGACGGCAAGCTCACGCCGGAGCTCATCGACCGGCAGGCGTACGGCTGGGACGACGAGCACCGCGCCATGCCCCAGGTCGTCTCGATCACCCAGAACACCGAGCTGGGCACGGTCTACACCCCCGACGAGATCCGCGCCATCTGCGAGCACGCCCACGGGCACGGCATGAAGGTCCATCTCGACGGGGCCCGGATAGCCAACGCCGCGGCCTCCCTGGACGTGCCGATGCGGACGTTCACGAACACGGTCGGCGTCGACGTGCTCTCCTTCGGCGGCACCAAGAACGGGGCCATCTTCGGCGAGGCCGTCGTGGTGCTGAACCCGGACGCCGTCCGGGCGATGAAGCACCTGCGCAAGCTGTCGATGCAGCTCGCCTCCAAGATGCGCTTCGTCTCGGTGCAGCTCGAGGCGCTGCTGGCCGGCGACCTGTGGCTGCGCAACGCCCGGCACGCCAACACCATGGCCCAGCGGCTCGCCGAGGGCGTCCGCGCGGTCGGCGGCGTGGAGATCCTCTATCCCGTCCAGGCCAACGCCGTCTTCGCCCGGCTGCCGCACGCGGTGAGCGAGCGGCTGCAGAAGCGCTTCCGGTTCTACTTCTGGGACGAGAAGGCCGGTGACGTGCGCTGGATGTGCGCCTTCGACACCACGGAGGACGACGTCGACGCGTTCCTCCTCGCCCTGAAGGAAGAGATGGCGGCGGCGTAG
- a CDS encoding electron transfer flavoprotein subunit alpha/FixB family protein, whose product MAEVLVYVDHVDGAVRKPTLELLTLARRIGEPVAVALGNGAADTAAVLAEHGAVKVLTADAPEFADYLVVPKVDALQAAYDAVSPAAVLLPSSAEAKEIAARLAVRIGSGIITDAVDLEAGDQGPVATQSAFAASYTTKTRVSKGAPVVTVKPNSAPVEPAPAAGAVEALTVSFSAQATGTKVLSRTPRESTGRPELTEAAIVVSGGRGVNGAENFAVIEALADSLGAAVGASRAAVDAGWYPHSNQVGQTGKSVSPQLYIASGISGAIQHRAGMQTSKTIVAVNKDAEAPIFDLVDYGVVGDLFNVVPQLTDEVNTRKG is encoded by the coding sequence ATGGCTGAAGTTCTCGTCTATGTCGACCACGTGGACGGTGCCGTCCGGAAGCCCACCCTGGAGCTGCTGACGCTCGCCCGCCGCATCGGCGAGCCCGTCGCCGTCGCCCTGGGCAACGGCGCCGCGGACACCGCCGCCGTGCTCGCCGAGCACGGTGCCGTCAAGGTCCTGACCGCCGACGCCCCCGAGTTCGCCGACTACCTCGTCGTACCGAAGGTCGACGCGCTCCAGGCCGCCTACGACGCGGTGTCCCCGGCCGCCGTGCTGCTGCCCTCCTCCGCGGAGGCCAAGGAGATCGCGGCCCGCCTCGCGGTCCGGATCGGTTCCGGCATCATCACCGACGCCGTCGACCTGGAAGCCGGCGATCAGGGCCCGGTCGCCACGCAGTCCGCGTTCGCCGCCTCGTACACCACCAAGACCCGTGTCTCCAAGGGTGCCCCGGTCGTCACCGTCAAGCCGAACTCGGCCCCGGTCGAGCCGGCACCGGCCGCCGGTGCCGTCGAGGCCCTCACGGTCTCCTTCTCGGCGCAGGCCACCGGCACCAAGGTCCTCTCGCGCACCCCGCGCGAGTCGACCGGGCGTCCGGAGCTGACCGAGGCCGCGATCGTCGTCTCGGGCGGCCGTGGCGTCAACGGCGCGGAGAACTTCGCGGTCATCGAGGCCCTCGCCGACTCGCTTGGTGCCGCCGTCGGCGCCTCGCGCGCCGCGGTGGACGCCGGCTGGTACCCGCACTCCAACCAGGTCGGCCAGACCGGCAAGTCCGTCTCGCCGCAGCTCTACATCGCCTCGGGCATCTCCGGCGCGATCCAGCACCGGGCCGGCATGCAGACCTCGAAGACCATCGTCGCGGTCAACAAGGACGCCGAGGCCCCGATCTTCGACCTCGTCGACTACGGCGTCGTCGGTGACCTCTTCAACGTCGTCCCCCAACTCACCGACGAGGTCAACACCCGCAAGGGCTGA
- a CDS encoding 1-acyl-sn-glycerol-3-phosphate acyltransferase → MAELVYRPVIGAARTFFKALDLKIDTQGSEHIPKTGGAVLVSNHISYLDFIFTGLSALPQKRLVRFMAKESVFRHKVSGPLMRGMKHIPVDRKQGEDAYAHALSSLRSGEIVGVFPEATISESFTLKSFKSGAARLAQEAGVPLIPMALWGTQRLWTKGRPRNFRRSHIPVTIRVGEPLEAPTDQYAGAITRRLRERVQELLEAAQRAYPVRPKDASDTWWVPSHLGGTAPTAAEVRERS, encoded by the coding sequence ATGGCAGAACTCGTCTATCGGCCGGTCATCGGCGCCGCTCGTACGTTTTTCAAGGCGCTCGACCTGAAGATCGACACTCAGGGTTCGGAGCACATCCCGAAGACCGGTGGCGCGGTTCTGGTCAGCAACCACATCAGCTATCTGGACTTCATCTTCACCGGGCTGTCGGCGCTGCCGCAGAAGCGGCTGGTGCGGTTCATGGCGAAGGAATCGGTGTTCCGGCACAAGGTCTCGGGACCGCTGATGCGCGGCATGAAGCACATCCCCGTCGACCGGAAGCAGGGCGAGGACGCGTATGCGCACGCCCTCTCCTCGCTGCGCTCCGGCGAGATCGTCGGCGTGTTCCCCGAGGCGACGATCTCGGAGTCCTTCACGCTCAAGAGCTTCAAGTCGGGTGCGGCCCGTCTCGCCCAGGAGGCCGGCGTTCCGCTGATCCCGATGGCGCTGTGGGGCACCCAGCGGCTGTGGACCAAGGGGCGCCCGCGCAACTTCAGGCGCAGCCACATCCCGGTGACGATCCGGGTCGGTGAGCCGCTGGAGGCCCCGACCGACCAGTACGCGGGTGCGATCACCCGGCGGTTGCGGGAGCGCGTGCAGGAGCTGCTCGAAGCGGCCCAGCGCGCCTACCCGGTGCGCCCGAAGGACGCGAGCGACACCTGGTGGGTGCCCTCGCACCTCGGCGGTACGGCTCCGACGGCCGCCGAGGTCCGCGAGCGCAGCTGA
- a CDS encoding HpcH/HpaI aldolase/citrate lyase family protein translates to MGQQEKVATSLAGAVSDGISASLTAVDAELARRYPGDPGTRQPVHTVYVPGDAFTEGTIRSWGDQALRSLDEHAPDAASLAAVLGIPDELAGPVHDRVRAKLEREPVEDLRIDFEDGYGPRSDAEEDEAAARAARLISEAYANGTAAPYMGIRMKCMEAAVRDRGIRTTDVFLTGLMEAGGLPDGLVLTLPKVTYPEQVTAFVQLLEAFEKAHALPSGRLGFEIQIETSQSILAADGTAAVARMIDAAQGRATGLHYGTFDYSACVGVSAAYQASDHPAADHAKAVMQVAAAGTGVRVSDGSTNVLPVGPTPQVHEAWRLHYGLTRRALARAYYQGWDMHPGHLPTRYAAVYTFYREGLEQAAARLAAYVAKAGGDVMDEPATAKALSGYLLRGIDCGALDTAEVARLTGLTRADLDAFASPRRGGLTVTAP, encoded by the coding sequence ATGGGTCAGCAGGAGAAGGTGGCGACGAGCCTCGCCGGTGCGGTCAGCGACGGGATCAGCGCCTCCCTCACGGCGGTGGACGCCGAACTCGCCCGCCGCTACCCGGGCGACCCCGGCACGCGCCAGCCCGTCCACACGGTCTACGTACCCGGGGACGCCTTCACCGAGGGCACCATCCGCTCCTGGGGCGACCAGGCACTGCGGTCGCTCGACGAGCACGCCCCCGACGCCGCCTCGCTCGCCGCGGTCCTCGGCATTCCGGACGAGCTCGCCGGCCCCGTCCACGACCGCGTCCGCGCCAAGCTGGAGCGCGAGCCCGTCGAGGACCTGCGGATCGACTTCGAGGACGGCTACGGCCCCCGCTCCGACGCCGAGGAGGACGAGGCCGCGGCCCGGGCGGCCCGGCTGATCTCGGAGGCGTACGCCAACGGCACGGCGGCCCCGTACATGGGCATCCGGATGAAGTGCATGGAAGCCGCGGTACGCGACCGGGGCATCCGCACCACGGACGTCTTCCTCACCGGCCTGATGGAGGCGGGCGGCCTGCCCGACGGGCTCGTGCTGACCCTGCCGAAGGTGACGTACCCCGAACAGGTCACCGCCTTCGTCCAGCTCCTCGAGGCCTTCGAGAAGGCTCACGCCCTGCCCTCCGGGCGGCTCGGCTTCGAGATCCAGATCGAGACCAGCCAGTCCATCCTCGCGGCCGACGGCACCGCCGCCGTCGCCCGGATGATCGACGCCGCGCAGGGCCGGGCGACCGGACTGCACTACGGCACGTTCGACTACAGCGCCTGCGTCGGGGTCAGCGCCGCCTACCAGGCGAGCGACCACCCGGCGGCCGACCACGCGAAGGCCGTCATGCAGGTAGCCGCCGCGGGCACCGGGGTGCGGGTCTCCGACGGCTCGACCAACGTCCTGCCCGTCGGCCCGACCCCGCAGGTCCACGAGGCCTGGCGACTGCACTACGGCCTCACACGGCGCGCTCTGGCCCGCGCCTACTACCAGGGCTGGGACATGCACCCGGGCCACCTGCCGACCCGCTACGCGGCCGTCTACACCTTCTACCGCGAGGGCCTGGAGCAGGCCGCGGCCCGGCTCGCCGCCTACGTGGCCAAGGCCGGCGGCGACGTGATGGACGAACCCGCCACCGCCAAGGCGCTCAGCGGCTACCTGCTGCGCGGCATCGACTGCGGCGCCCTGGACACCGCCGAGGTGGCCCGGCTGACCGGACTGACCCGCGCGGACCTCGACGCCTTCGCCTCACCGCGGCGCGGCGGGCTGACCGTCACGGCACCGTAG
- a CDS encoding ROK family protein: MHTDLVAALDIGGTKIAGALVDGDGTLRVRVQRPTPAREDGETVMAAVGEVLAELTASPLWGRATAVGIGSAGPVDAAAGTVSPVNVPGWRGFPLVERVSRATGGLPVELVGDGVAITAAEHWLGAARGHDNALCMVVSTGVGGGLVLGGSLHPGPSGNAGHIGHISVDLDGDPCPCGARGCVERIASGPNIARRALEGGWRPGPDGDASAAAVAAAARAGDPVAVASFERAAQALAAGIAATATLVEIDIAVIGGGVAGAGEVLFAPLRTALRRYATLSFVQQLTVAPAVMGNDAGLVGAAAAAFAARVTADGAVSV, encoded by the coding sequence ATGCATACCGACCTCGTCGCCGCGCTGGACATCGGCGGCACCAAGATCGCCGGAGCGTTGGTGGACGGCGACGGCACGCTCCGCGTGCGGGTGCAGCGTCCGACGCCCGCCCGGGAGGACGGCGAGACGGTGATGGCGGCCGTCGGTGAGGTGCTGGCCGAACTGACCGCCTCCCCGCTGTGGGGCCGGGCCACGGCCGTCGGGATCGGCAGCGCGGGTCCGGTGGACGCCGCGGCCGGGACGGTCAGTCCCGTCAACGTGCCCGGCTGGCGGGGCTTCCCGCTGGTGGAGCGGGTGAGCAGGGCGACCGGCGGGCTCCCGGTCGAGCTGGTCGGCGACGGCGTCGCGATCACCGCGGCCGAGCACTGGCTCGGCGCCGCCCGCGGCCATGACAACGCGCTGTGCATGGTCGTGTCGACCGGGGTCGGCGGCGGGCTCGTCCTCGGCGGTTCGCTCCACCCCGGCCCCAGCGGCAACGCGGGCCACATCGGGCACATCAGCGTGGATCTCGACGGCGATCCCTGCCCGTGCGGGGCGCGCGGCTGCGTCGAGCGCATCGCGAGCGGCCCCAACATCGCCCGCCGCGCCCTGGAGGGCGGCTGGCGGCCCGGCCCGGACGGCGACGCGTCGGCGGCCGCGGTCGCGGCCGCCGCACGGGCGGGCGACCCGGTCGCCGTCGCCTCGTTCGAACGCGCCGCGCAGGCGCTGGCCGCGGGCATCGCCGCGACGGCCACCCTGGTCGAGATCGACATCGCGGTGATCGGCGGCGGAGTGGCCGGCGCCGGCGAGGTGCTGTTCGCCCCGCTGCGCACCGCCCTGCGCCGGTACGCGACGCTCTCGTTCGTCCAGCAGCTCACCGTGGCACCGGCGGTCATGGGCAACGACGCCGGACTCGTGGGCGCGGCGGCCGCGGCCTTCGCCGCACGGGTCACCGCGGACGGGGCTGTGTCCGTCTAG
- a CDS encoding electron transfer flavoprotein subunit beta/FixA family protein: MSLRIVVCVKYVPDATGDRHFADDLTLDREDVDGLLSELDEYAVEQALQIADAADDAEVTVLTVGPEDAKDALRKALSMGADKAVHVEDDDLHGTDVIGTSLVLAKAIEKTGYDLVISGMASTDGTMGVVPALLAERLGVPQVTLLSEVSVEGGVVKGRRDGDTASEQLEASLPAVVSVTDQSGEARYPSFKGIMAAKKKPVESLDLDDLGIDADEVGLGGAWTAVDSAAQRPARTAGTIVKDEGEGGKQLAEFLAGQKFI, translated from the coding sequence GTGAGCTTGAGGATCGTTGTCTGTGTGAAGTACGTGCCCGACGCGACCGGTGACCGGCATTTCGCCGATGACCTGACGTTGGATCGTGAGGATGTCGACGGGCTGCTGTCGGAGCTGGACGAGTACGCGGTCGAGCAGGCGTTGCAGATCGCGGATGCGGCGGACGATGCGGAGGTCACCGTGCTGACGGTGGGTCCGGAGGACGCCAAGGACGCGTTGCGCAAGGCGTTGTCGATGGGTGCGGACAAGGCCGTTCATGTCGAGGACGACGATCTGCACGGCACGGATGTGATCGGTACGTCGCTGGTGCTGGCGAAGGCGATCGAGAAGACGGGTTACGACCTGGTGATCTCGGGGATGGCGTCGACGGACGGCACGATGGGTGTGGTTCCGGCGCTGCTGGCCGAGCGGCTGGGTGTGCCGCAGGTGACGCTGCTGTCCGAGGTGTCGGTCGAGGGCGGTGTGGTGAAGGGCCGCCGGGACGGTGACACGGCGTCCGAGCAGCTGGAGGCGTCGCTGCCGGCGGTGGTGTCGGTGACCGACCAGTCCGGTGAGGCCCGTTACCCGTCGTTCAAGGGGATCATGGCCGCGAAGAAGAAGCCGGTCGAGTCGCTGGACCTGGACGACCTGGGGATCGACGCGGACGAGGTCGGCCTGGGTGGCGCGTGGACCGCGGTCGACTCCGCCGCGCAGCGTCCGGCCCGTACCGCGGGCACGATCGTCAAGGACGAGGGCGAGGGCGGCAAGCAGCTGGCCGAGTTCCTGGCCGGCCAGAAGTTCATCTGA